The genomic stretch gggtacgattTTTAGAAAGCAGCTGAAGATGATTTAACATTTATTCTAATGATATTCAGAACCGTGTAATCCAACAAAACGGACGCTTCCCGGGGAGGGAGAAACTTCGGGTTTCAGATCAGCCACAAAATATTCGTTTGTTTGGCGAGCGGCTGCAAACGGGGAATCTGCAGGAGCCCCCCGATCTTATTGTAAAGCGAGTTCGTCTAAATGCCGATGATGTGCTCCATCGTAACGCTGTTTGCATGACATGAAACCCCCTCAACAGGCTGTTGTCGGGAGGATATGAGGGAATTAAAGAAGATTACACAAAAGAAacctggaatatatatatattatacaagtCAGTGcaaacatgacacacacacacacacacgcacacaaaaaccaCTCACAAAAATACAAACGCGCGCGCCGTCTGGTCGTCTCACGCTTCCACGGTCATTCCGACAGATCCGATGTTGTGGATCCTTTACAGCGGAACGTTTagcacattaaaaacaaagttcAGGCACAAAGTCATTGAGCTACAACGAAAAGGAAACCCCCGCACTCACCGGAAACTACCACAGGGGGGAGCGTGTAAGAACGATCATCATGACAGGCAACAAGAGGAAAGCAATGAAAACCCGAATGCATCCATGAGTCAGCGTTTATCAGAGAGGCGTTTAAAGCGCGGCGCGTCATGATCATCAATTACTTACAGACGCAGAGGTGAAGTGACAGTCATTGATCAGTGTTTGCAAGGATTCAAAACCAGGACAAAACGAGAAGAGGAAACTCACAACGCACCAAACACAGTTCACCACGGTCGCCGCGGTAACCCGCCATGCAGCAGAGCATGGCGGATCAAGGCAACGGCCCCAAAGAAAACGGCTAACGGCAACCGGCACAGGCCAAGTGACTTACAACGCGTCGAGAAGGAGCGGGgcggggcgagggggggggagaggtttTTTAGCGACGCACATCTCCATGATTTACGGACGGACGCCGGACCGTCCTGAGAGGCGCCACGTTTGTGTTTTATGgcaaaagcacaaaaacaataaacgaaaagtcaaacaaaacattaatgACGGACAGCAGCAGGCATTCAAACCTGCGACAGAACTCTGGTTAGACAGGACATTtcaaccgccccccccccccgccgcaggCTAAGCAAGAAGAATCCATTTGGAATTGATGGTATTTTCAGCGAGCTGCCACCTCATTAAAGTTAATCTACTGTCGGGTTATTGACAGGCAGCCACTAAGCACTGAGCCCCCCAGTGACATCCACTCCGTCTCTTTAACCTCCAGCTGTCCATCCGCCcccccagagcccccccccccacctcctcacctccttcaGTAAGGCCTGTTGGCATCCTTGGGCCTCTtcagctgcaccttcagcctCTTCATGCCGATCTGGAAGCCGTTCATGGCCTGGATGGCAGTTTGGGCGCTGGACGGGTTGTCAAAGCTCACgaatcctggggggggggaggggggggggcataatgtAAAACACAACCACGAAGGCAAAGGTCAATGAATCGGGCACCCACCGAAGCATTTGCTCTGGTTGGTGGCGCGGTCGACGAAGACCTTTGCGGAGATGACGTTTCCGAACGGCAGGAACATCTGCAGGATCTCCGAGTCGGTGAACTCCTGCGGCAGGTGGTAGATGAAGATGTTGCAGCCCTCGGGCCCTGGGGGGGGAGGCGGCGCAGTCAGAGAGAGAGCCGCAACAAGGAATGTGCTTTTTATCACTATTCCCTTTAGGCCGAGGCTAGCTGCTCAGCCCTGTTTCccgtctttatgctaagctaagcgcTAAGACACCAATTTAGTCTGTAAACAAACACCATTCATCTTATTTCTGATGAAAAACAACTTACTAATATTCTAATGACGCGTGGCTGAAACGCAACCAGCCTAGACTGACGCTGcagtttgatgacatcaccaaactggtgatgtcatcaccagtCAAAGACAAACACGCGAGGATCCTGATAATCCAGCGAACCAAACCGTTTCTTTTCTGGTCGCAGCTCGTCTCGGGTTCTCGCCGTTCTCCCCCCCGTGCGCCATCGGTGGCGCCGTCGCTGCGTCGGGAGCGCCTACCTtctcgctgctgcagctgctgcggctgctgcggctgctgggCCACCAGGGCGGGCTGGTGGGGGAACGGCTGGCCCACCAGGCTGTAGGCGGCGGGGTAGGTGGCtggcggagagagagggagacggcgCCGGTGAGCGGAGGCTGCGCTCCCACCTTTGCATCTGTTTTGTGACTCCCTCTGCAggttatttacatgttttaatatatttgcatgttttaacTTCAGGTGTGGATTTCTATTTAGCATCAAAGGTAACGCGAGTGCGTTCTGGGAATAAATCGGTTTCGCATCGCAGACGGAACTCAAACAGACGCGATGGCGTTCCagccgccgcggccgccggGTCTCACCGGTGTAGTGCTGCATGCCGGTGTACGCCTGCTGCAGGGGGTCCAGGACGGGACTCTGAGCtgtggcgcacacacacacacacacacacacacacacacacacacacacacacacacacacacacaccgtcaccAGCGGCcgaacacacagagaaagacggAATAGAAGCGGCCGTACCTTGATACGCGTGAACCCCGTTGGTGTACAGGGCTTCggttgctgattggctgctgggcgGCGCCGGCACAGAAGCGTAGCTGCTCACGGCGATCGCCGGAGGCAGGGCGGGCACAGGCGTCGCGGCGATGGAGGGTGGCGTGCTGGTTCCTGCAGACAGCGTTTGAGGGATTTTCTCTAGCAGGCGCCGGACAGCGTTTCAAGCTGAATGCTAACGCCCGGCGCCTGAGGCCGACGGGGGCGTGTCTTTAATATGGCTGATCGATCGATGGGGCTAAATGAAGCGATGGGACTTCCCTCCAAGTGGAGCCGCTCTCACGGCTTCGCGTTGCTCTGACACGGAGCTTTTTTTGGCGGCTCGTCAGCCCCTGAAGACTCTCGGCCATTACTGAGGAACCACAGTAATCAATAAACGGAGTTTTAAAGACTGATCAATGCGCGCTGCAGCCTAAATATGGGCACGAGCTCAAACCACAAAGCAGGTATGCGTCTCAGGCATGAGACGCAAAGGACAGAAAAGCAGCTCCATCAAAACTTTTACATTTATCGGCTGCTCAATAATCAAACGACGTAAAGATCAGTGATTTAGCTTCGAGACGATGCACTTCCTGTAACCGCCTCGCTTTAAACGCCGGATTAAGGGCCCCCGAAACGGACGCTTATTGTTTTGTCCTCCCGGGTCCGCCTGTCCTTGCGCGTCTGTCCTCATATTTCAAGCAGGAATCGAATCAAGGACGGCCGGCCGGTCTAGACATCGCTGCCTCCCATTACCTGAGGACGGGGTGATGGATGCGATCGGCGTGGCGATGATGCCGCTGGGGTTGAGGGCGGCGAGCTGCTGCATCTGGACCGCCGCCACCGTGGCAACGGGAGAGAGGTAGGCCGACTGGGCCACCAGggcctgctgctgcatcagctgGAGGACGGAGAGGAGGCAGCGTTTGGACCGCGTTCAGGTTCGGCACACCTGtccgtgtttgtgcgtgtttcgCGATGTCAGAAAACGTCGACGACCGACGTTTAAAGGCGCCGCGCCGGCTCCCGTCTGACCTCCGTTAGAGGTCAATGCGTTTAACGGGGGCGGGCCGGCTGTCCTCGGTGACGGCGTTCTCCTCCGCCGTCCTTTCCACGCGCTCCACGACCGTCACGCTCACGGAGGCCGAACCGGCCGAGGGATTAAATCAAGCTCCGCCTCCGCGCAGTTCAACCTGCATGTTCtacgtgctgctgtgtgtgtgtgtgtgtgtgtgtgtgcatgcgtgctcACAGCCTGTGTGTAGGCATTGTACGCTCCGAGGTGCAGGGTCATGGGACTGATGACCCCCAGCTGAGAGGCCACCTGCTGCATCCGCCGGAGCCCCCGCTCCTTCTCCGAGTCGGCAAACTTCACCACCAGGCTGGAGGAGGCGccctgaggaggaaggaacGTCAGCGGACGTGAATCCTAAACGACAGGGACGAAGAAACAAGCGGACGAGCAggtggcctgtgtgtgtgtgcgtgtgtgtgcgtgtgtgtgtgtgcgtgtgtgtggggaagGGACTCACTGGTAAAGTACGACTCCCATGCAGCGCGTTAATGGCGGCCTGGGCCTCTGCGTTGCTCTGGTACTTTACAAACGCACAACCTACATGAAAGGacggacgcacgcacacacacacacacgcacacacaggaacaacttccttttaaaaacacattaagcGCCGTTTTACGTCGGGCGCTCGGTTAGCGTTGCATCATTTAACTCGGTCCACATTCGCCGCTTCATCAATCGCAGTCTGTAAAGCTGCAGACGCATCATCAGCCGCGACCCATAAAACCCGCGGCGCCGCCAGTCACGCCGCGTGCAGCAAACGCACGTCTGTGTTTCAGATTTACGCGGCACAGCTCGCCGACGCCGACGCGCCGGAGGCCGGGACGGAGCCGGGGGCCCTACAGGCGCCGTTGGTGCGTCGCAGGCCGCAGAAGTTCATTTGTAAtctttttaatccggcgtcACACCTCATTTGCGTGCGTACGAGTTTCCAGAATGA from Brachionichthys hirsutus isolate HB-005 unplaced genomic scaffold, CSIRO-AGI_Bhir_v1 contig_1290, whole genome shotgun sequence encodes the following:
- the LOC137917279 gene encoding CUGBP Elav-like family member 3, with translation MTRLFLHLLSHKISALFSLNSFVLSPPPPLTVLVIYFPLEDRKLFVGMLGKQQSDTDVRKMFEPFGSIEECTVLRGPDGTSKGCAFVKYQSNAEAQAAINALHGSRTLPGASSSLVVKFADSEKERGLRRMQQVASQLGVISPMTLHLGAYNAYTQALMQQQALVAQSAYLSPVATVAAVQMQQLAALNPSGIIATPIASITPSSGTSTPPSIAATPVPALPPAIAVSSYASVPAPPSSQSATEALYTNGVHAYQAQSPVLDPLQQAYTGMQHYTATYPAAYSLVGQPFPHQPALVAQQPQQPQQLQQREGPEGCNIFIYHLPQEFTDSEILQMFLPFGNVISAKVFVDRATNQSKCFGFVSFDNPSSAQTAIQAMNGFQIGMKRLKVQLKRPKDANRPY